One Luteibacter aegosomaticola genomic window carries:
- a CDS encoding phosphatase PAP2 family protein produces MWHAITSFGDSALLLPLIAWMTLVLALPTQRRDAFRWVFAAIACGGAVALSKLMFMAWGIGPPGLDYTGFSGHTALSVLTWPSLAALLVRRMQGSLAWIAIAAGACLGIAVGISRLALEVHSVSEVIMGATLGAVVAAWFIHGLRRGRDVPTTQAWLLGAGTVVIWLVFYGRVFPSQHLLKDIAMWVSGHSHVFTRRPHG; encoded by the coding sequence GATCGCGTGGATGACCCTCGTGCTCGCGTTACCCACGCAGCGCCGGGATGCTTTCCGCTGGGTCTTCGCTGCCATCGCGTGTGGCGGAGCCGTGGCGTTGTCCAAGTTGATGTTCATGGCCTGGGGCATCGGGCCACCCGGGCTCGATTACACCGGATTCAGCGGGCACACGGCTTTGTCGGTGCTGACCTGGCCCAGCCTTGCGGCCCTGCTCGTCAGGCGCATGCAGGGGTCACTGGCGTGGATAGCCATCGCCGCAGGCGCGTGCCTCGGCATCGCCGTGGGCATATCGCGCCTTGCGCTCGAAGTGCACAGCGTTTCCGAAGTGATCATGGGCGCGACGCTAGGCGCCGTCGTGGCCGCGTGGTTCATCCACGGGCTTCGGCGCGGACGTGACGTACCCACGACGCAGGCGTGGCTACTCGGCGCGGGTACCGTGGTGATCTGGCTCGTGTTCTACGGCCGCGTCTTTCCTTCACAGCACCTGCTGAAAGACATCGCGATGTGGGTGAGCGGCCACTCGCACGTCTTTACGCGTCGCCCACACGGGTAG
- a CDS encoding alpha/beta fold hydrolase, whose product MSHGPDVVFLPGFMLDGSLWDDMQPYLPADRIVHRGRLEGSTIEAMAANVLAEAPDTFILVGFSLGGFVARQVAGMAPDRVRGLALVASSARDDAPERLEAKRVALRSLNSTTFNGLGIRSIAPSVHPSRAQDMPLLQRLRAMSVSLGYEAFVHQSLLDRSHIPTQFACPTLVVAASDDALRSMEEAEELRGLIAGSEFAVVEETGHMIPMEKPRELAELLAGWVATRVGDA is encoded by the coding sequence ATGTCCCACGGTCCCGACGTCGTCTTCCTTCCCGGCTTCATGCTCGATGGCTCGCTCTGGGACGATATGCAGCCGTACCTGCCAGCTGACAGGATCGTTCACCGGGGGCGGTTGGAGGGTTCAACCATCGAGGCCATGGCGGCGAACGTGCTGGCCGAAGCGCCGGATACCTTCATCCTGGTGGGCTTTTCATTAGGCGGGTTCGTGGCGAGGCAAGTGGCCGGCATGGCACCCGATCGCGTGCGTGGCCTGGCCCTGGTGGCCAGTTCGGCGCGCGATGATGCACCGGAACGTCTCGAGGCCAAGCGTGTGGCATTGCGCTCGCTGAATAGCACGACGTTCAACGGCCTCGGCATCCGTTCCATCGCACCTTCGGTGCACCCGAGTCGTGCGCAGGATATGCCCTTGCTGCAGCGCCTTCGCGCGATGAGCGTGAGCCTGGGTTACGAGGCGTTCGTCCATCAGTCGCTGCTTGATCGAAGCCACATTCCCACACAGTTCGCGTGCCCCACGTTGGTCGTCGCGGCTAGTGACGATGCGTTGCGGTCGATGGAAGAGGCCGAGGAACTGAGGGGGCTGATTGCCGGCTCGGAATTCGCAGTCGTCGAGGAGACGGGGCACATGATTCCGATGGAGAAGCCCCGCGAACTCGCGGAGCTTCTTGCCGGCTGGGTCGCTACCCGTGTGGGCGACGCGTAA
- a CDS encoding class I SAM-dependent methyltransferase translates to MSNETRQNWFNQGGEAYARFRPDYPDTLASFLASVSPSTRLAVDVGCGTGQLTTQLAEHFDAVIGLDPSAGQIASARQHERVRYRSAPAEALPADDHSVSLITAAQAAHWFDLPAFYAEARRIGETGAVVALISYGVPVLDAAIQSCYQTFYSEQIGPYWPPERELVDSGYATIDFPFRALPKPELFIERHWDLAEMLGYISTWSAVKRARDAGQQALLEDFARDLGAAWGSPETRRHFRWPINMRLGTL, encoded by the coding sequence ATGAGCAACGAGACGCGGCAGAACTGGTTCAACCAGGGCGGAGAAGCTTATGCAAGGTTCCGACCTGATTATCCGGATACGTTGGCATCCTTCCTGGCCAGCGTGTCGCCGTCGACCCGGCTGGCGGTCGACGTGGGCTGTGGCACGGGTCAGCTGACCACCCAACTGGCGGAGCATTTCGACGCGGTGATTGGCCTCGACCCTAGTGCAGGCCAGATCGCGAGCGCACGGCAGCATGAACGCGTACGCTACCGGAGCGCACCTGCGGAAGCGCTGCCCGCTGACGATCACTCCGTTTCCTTGATCACCGCCGCGCAGGCTGCGCATTGGTTCGACCTTCCCGCGTTCTACGCTGAAGCTCGCCGCATTGGCGAGACCGGCGCTGTCGTCGCACTGATCAGCTATGGCGTGCCCGTGCTCGACGCCGCGATCCAGTCCTGCTACCAGACGTTCTATAGCGAGCAGATCGGTCCTTACTGGCCACCGGAACGCGAGCTCGTCGACAGCGGCTACGCCACCATCGACTTCCCCTTCCGAGCCCTGCCGAAACCCGAGCTCTTCATCGAGCGCCACTGGGACCTCGCCGAGATGCTTGGCTACATATCGACGTGGTCGGCCGTAAAGCGCGCCAGAGACGCGGGGCAGCAAGCCCTGCTTGAAGACTTCGCGAGGGATCTGGGTGCCGCATGGGGATCGCCCGAAACGAGGCGCCATTTCCGCTGGCCCATCAACATGCGGCTCGGAACCCTGTGA
- a CDS encoding RNA polymerase sigma factor: MPDPSAGLATVLLEQDGLLQRYIHRRAGHAWDAQDLVQETYLRLLSADPESIQNPEAYLFTVATNLLRQRAGGRLTGGREDSGLDDVFERLATPCEAASGVDQERRSQRLQELMGRLSPKCRAVMVLHYRDDLSYREIADQLDISVHMVKKYIVKGLAACRQGMGRYE, from the coding sequence ATGCCCGATCCTTCCGCCGGCCTTGCCACCGTCCTGCTCGAACAGGACGGCCTGCTGCAACGCTATATCCATCGCCGCGCGGGCCATGCGTGGGATGCGCAGGATCTTGTGCAGGAGACTTACCTCCGGCTGCTATCAGCCGACCCGGAGTCCATCCAGAATCCGGAAGCCTACCTGTTCACCGTGGCGACCAACCTGCTCCGGCAACGCGCCGGCGGCCGACTGACCGGCGGCCGTGAAGACAGCGGGCTCGACGACGTCTTCGAACGGCTGGCGACACCCTGCGAGGCCGCATCGGGTGTCGACCAGGAGCGCCGAAGCCAGCGGCTGCAAGAGCTCATGGGGCGACTATCACCCAAGTGCCGCGCGGTCATGGTGTTGCACTACCGCGATGACCTCAGCTATCGCGAGATCGCCGACCAGCTCGATATTTCCGTACACATGGTCAAGAAGTACATCGTCAAGGGACTGGCCGCGTGCCGGCAAGGGATGGGGCGTTATGAATGA
- a CDS encoding FecR family protein — protein MNDLMGQAAARRITEEAAQWLLANREGLDASSRAAFMAWLRHSPAHVAEYMAIVQWEQEVREAAPSNATPAHELIERAAREPAVVPLRTRAPAPSRHASAQPARASHRSRWLVGAAAACAAVAVAVAVATYTLAPRGPGTPPGVVYSAPADATRSLQLDDGSRIQLDRGTSIRVQFDTSQRAIAVLSGTMLIDVGHDSPAPLSVTLGRTVLRDIGTVFQVSARPNGGDVAVLSGRVDVMADKHVVAHLEGGERASVASDGSLSHIASRTDFSQDLAWLPADIDFHDTPISEVARRFNDYGQAPLLIEDETVANTRISGRFHARDPAGFVAYLQTLPDVQIHRDAQGIHVVRRSVPTKLRRL, from the coding sequence ATGAATGACCTGATGGGCCAGGCGGCCGCACGACGCATCACCGAGGAAGCCGCGCAGTGGCTGCTGGCCAACCGCGAAGGACTGGACGCGTCGTCGCGCGCCGCATTCATGGCGTGGCTGCGCCATTCCCCGGCGCACGTAGCGGAATACATGGCCATCGTGCAATGGGAGCAGGAGGTGCGTGAAGCCGCACCGTCCAATGCCACGCCAGCCCACGAACTCATCGAACGCGCGGCGCGTGAGCCTGCCGTCGTGCCGCTTCGTACGCGAGCGCCCGCACCGTCGCGGCACGCGTCGGCACAGCCCGCAAGAGCGTCACACCGGTCGCGCTGGCTTGTCGGCGCGGCCGCGGCATGTGCCGCCGTGGCCGTGGCCGTGGCCGTGGCGACGTACACGCTCGCACCGAGAGGGCCCGGCACCCCTCCCGGCGTTGTCTATAGTGCGCCAGCTGATGCGACACGCAGCCTGCAACTCGATGACGGAAGCCGCATTCAACTCGATCGCGGCACGTCGATCCGCGTGCAGTTCGATACCAGCCAGCGTGCCATCGCGGTGTTGAGCGGCACGATGCTGATCGACGTGGGCCACGACTCGCCAGCCCCGCTCAGCGTGACGCTTGGCCGCACCGTTCTTCGTGACATCGGCACCGTCTTCCAGGTCAGCGCAAGACCGAACGGTGGCGATGTCGCCGTCCTGAGCGGCCGCGTGGATGTCATGGCAGACAAACACGTAGTAGCTCACCTCGAAGGCGGCGAGCGCGCCAGCGTGGCTAGTGATGGCAGCCTCTCGCATATCGCCTCACGCACCGATTTCTCGCAGGATCTTGCCTGGCTTCCCGCAGACATCGATTTCCACGACACGCCCATCAGCGAAGTGGCACGTCGCTTCAATGATTATGGTCAGGCACCCCTGCTGATCGAAGACGAAACCGTGGCCAACACGCGCATCAGCGGCCGATTCCATGCACGCGACCCGGCAGGCTTCGTCGCCTATCTGCAGACCCTGCCGGACGTGCAGATCCACCGCGATGCACAAGGCATCCATGTCGTTCGCCGGAGCGTGCCGACGAAGCTAAGGCGGCTGTAA